One Euphorbia lathyris chromosome 1, ddEupLath1.1, whole genome shotgun sequence DNA segment encodes these proteins:
- the LOC136228776 gene encoding probable pectinesterase 49, whose protein sequence is MATHSKTSAKASIYAWRCVYIIAIVAAIATKVSCDDTKAIPADRSQVNAWFEANVLPLSQRKGTLDAVLEAAELKARVIKVRQDGTGDFKTINQAIASIPVGNKQRVILNIGPGIYNEKILIPKTKPFIFLAGTPGAEPILQFGATAKQVGTFNSATLIVFSDYFKASFLIIKNTTPRPNADQAKSGAQAVALRLSGDKAAIYSCKIYGFQDTLLDESGRHFFKSCFIQGTIDFIFGSGKSLYLQTELHVIDEKWKTVIAAQAKQEKNEDSGFSFVHCAISGVGVSDTYLARAWMSWSDVVYSYSTISKAVLPEGWESSGKPVGNMLFGEFQNTGPGANVAGRVKFSTRLSPTAAKRYLTLGYIEASQWLLQPIS, encoded by the exons ATGGCAACTCATTCAAAAACCAGCGCCAAGGCGAGTATTTACGCTTGGCGTTGCGTTTATATTATTGCCATTGTTGCTGCCATTGCAACCAAAGTAAGCTGTGATGATACAAAAGCAATTCCAGCAGATAGATCTCAAGTAAATGCATGGTTTGAAGCCAATGTTTTACCGCTTTCGCAACGGAAAGGCACTTTAGATGCTGTTTTAGAAGCTGCTGAACTTAAGGCTAGAGTGATTAAGGTTAGACAAGATGGAACTGGTGAttttaagaccattaatcaagCTATAGCAAGCATTCCTGTGGGAAATAAACAGCGTGTGATATTGAATATCGGGCCAGGTATCTATAATGAGAAGATCTTAATTCCTAAAACTAagccttttattttcttagctGGCACTCCTGGTGCTGAGCCTATTTTGCAATTTGGTGCTACTGCTAAGCAAGTTGGAACCTTCAATTCTGCCACTCTTATTGTCTTCTCTGATTATTTCAAGGCTAGTTTTCTCATTATCAAG AATACTACACCAAGACCAAATGCAGATCAAGCTAAATCTGGAGCTCAAGCAGTTGCTTTAAGACTTTCTGGCGATAAAGCAGCTATTTATAGCTGCAAAATTTACGGATTTCAAGATACTCTTTTGGATGAGAGTGGTCGTCATTTTTTCAAGTCATGTTTCATTCAAGGGACTATTGATTTTATCTTCGGCAGTGGGAAGTCCTTATATCTG CAAACAGAGCTTCATGTGATAGATGAGAAATGGAAGACAGTGATAGCAGCACAAGCAAAGCAAGAGAAAAATGAAGATTCTGGATTCTCATTTGTACATTGCGCCATTTCAGGAGTGGGCGTAAGCGACACGTACTTGGCCCGCGCATGGATGTCTTGGTCCGACGTCGTATATTCCTACTCTACTATCAGCAAAGCTGTTCTTCCTGAGGGCTGGGAGAGCAGTGGAAAACCTGTGGG AAATATGTTATTCGGAGAATTCCAGAACACCGGACCGGGAGCAAATGTTGCCGGACGTGTTAAATTCAGCACTCGGCTGAGCCCAACAGCAGCTAAACGTTACCTCACTCTCGGATATATTGAAGCTTCCCAATGGCTGCTTCAACCAATCAGCTAG